From one Macellibacteroides fermentans genomic stretch:
- a CDS encoding helix-turn-helix domain-containing protein — MKREELLNSKEYWLSKIQIDLFNEVEKYMQRNGLNRTQLAEKLGVSKDYISEILNGDADHLISKLVELSLAIGMAPRLSFEDLDTLVKADSFNKDENIDK, encoded by the coding sequence ATGAAAAGAGAAGAATTGCTAAATAGTAAAGAATATTGGCTGTCAAAGATACAAATAGACCTTTTCAACGAAGTTGAAAAATACATGCAAAGAAATGGTCTGAACCGGACACAGTTGGCTGAAAAATTGGGAGTTTCGAAGGATTACATTAGTGAGATATTAAATGGAGATGCTGATCACCTTATTTCTAAACTGGTTGAGTTGTCTCTGGCAATTGGAATGGCTCCCCGTTTGAGCTTTGAAGATTTGGATACTCTTGTAAAAGCCGATAGCTTTAATAAGGATGAAAATATTGATAAATAA
- a CDS encoding restriction endonuclease subunit S, which yields MEKKKNTPKLRFPEFTGEWEEKKLGEITTKLSDGLHSTPKYTDDSVYYFINGNNLINGKVIINENTKKVEIEEYLKHKKELNNTSILISINGTIGSLALYENEQVILGKSACYINVIESIDRLFIYSTLQTSNVINYFTSELSGTTIKNLSLTSIKNTVIKLPSLAEQTKIATFLTAVDEKLTQLKKKKTLLEQYKKGVMQKLFSQELRFKDDNNQDFPDWQEKTLGKVATITMGQSPDSKTYNTDKIGKLLIQGNADITNRITNPRNWTSEPTKECKAGDLILTVRAPVGMVAKSIYDACIGRGVCSIRNNPYSDIEFLYQFLLDYEPKWGRLEQGSTFTAVNGRDISSIEVLCPSLPEQQKIATFLSAIDEKINHCSAQIEKMEAWKKGLLQQMFC from the coding sequence ATGGAAAAGAAAAAGAACACACCAAAACTCCGCTTCCCCGAGTTTACAGGGGAGTGGGAAGAAAAGAAGTTGGGGGAGATTACTACTAAATTAAGTGATGGTTTACATTCAACACCCAAATACACAGATGATAGTGTTTATTATTTTATTAATGGAAATAATCTGATAAATGGGAAAGTAATAATTAACGAGAATACAAAAAAAGTTGAAATAGAAGAATACCTAAAACATAAAAAGGAATTAAATAATACGAGTATCCTTATTTCTATAAATGGTACTATTGGAAGCTTGGCTTTATATGAGAATGAACAAGTGATATTAGGTAAAAGTGCGTGTTATATAAATGTAATTGAATCGATTGATCGATTATTTATTTATAGTACACTTCAAACTTCGAATGTTATTAATTATTTTACATCAGAGCTTTCAGGTACTACAATTAAAAATTTATCATTAACTTCAATTAAGAATACTGTAATTAAATTACCTTCACTTGCTGAGCAAACCAAAATAGCAACCTTTCTAACGGCTGTAGATGAAAAACTTACCCAGCTGAAAAAGAAGAAAACCCTTTTGGAACAATATAAAAAAGGGGTAATGCAAAAATTGTTTTCCCAAGAACTCCGCTTCAAAGACGACAACAACCAAGACTTCCCCGATTGGCAAGAAAAAACATTAGGTAAAGTTGCAACCATAACAATGGGGCAATCACCTGATTCAAAAACTTATAATACGGATAAAATTGGTAAATTACTTATTCAAGGCAATGCTGATATTACGAATAGGATTACCAATCCACGAAATTGGACTAGTGAACCAACAAAAGAATGCAAGGCTGGAGACTTGATCTTAACAGTACGAGCACCTGTTGGGATGGTTGCTAAATCAATTTATGATGCTTGCATTGGAAGAGGAGTATGCTCTATTAGAAATAATCCCTACAGTGATATTGAATTCTTATATCAATTTCTTTTAGACTATGAGCCTAAATGGGGTCGGTTAGAACAAGGAAGTACATTTACGGCAGTAAATGGTCGTGATATAAGCTCAATTGAAGTTTTATGCCCTTCTCTCCCTGAACAACAAAAAATAGCCACCTTCCTCTCTGCCATAGATGAAAAGATAAACCATTGCAGTGCACAGATTGAAAAGATGGAAGCCTGGAAGAAGGGATTGTTACAGCAAATGTTTTGTTGA
- a CDS encoding type I restriction-modification system subunit M, protein MSEDHKRQLEQQLWNIANTLRGKMNADEFRDYILGFIFYKYLSEKMNRYADEILVPDGIKYVEVDEHTEPGQEYLEAIRDEALEKLGYFLKPTELFSQMAKRGNGDTEGADNFILEDLKRILTNIEQSTMGTASEDDFDNLFEDMDLTSTKLGRTESAKNELIVKVLVYLDKIDFHLEDTELDVLGDAYEYLIGQFASGAGKKAGEFYTPQEVSKILAKIVTTGKSRLKSVYDPTCGSGSLLLRVAREVQDVNEFCGQELNRTTYNLCRMNMILHDVHFTKFDIRQEDTLEHPQHLDKRFEAVVANPPFSANWSASQLFMTDDRFSHYGKLAPSSKADFAFVQHMVYQLADNGTMAIVLPHGALFRGGAELQIRRYLIEERNYLDAVIGLPANIFYGTSIPTCILVFKKCRENPNDVLFIDASQHFEKVKTQNVLRNEDIEKIVTTYRNRSEEAKYSKLATLADIAGNDYNLNIPRYVDTFEAEENIDINQLAAELVSLDKAMAETDKTIASYCKELNIPTPF, encoded by the coding sequence ATGTCTGAAGATCATAAAAGGCAGCTAGAACAGCAGCTTTGGAACATTGCCAACACCTTGCGCGGGAAAATGAATGCGGATGAATTCCGCGATTATATCCTTGGCTTTATTTTCTATAAATATCTTTCCGAAAAGATGAACCGATATGCGGACGAAATACTTGTGCCTGATGGTATTAAGTATGTGGAAGTGGACGAGCATACGGAGCCCGGACAGGAGTATCTGGAGGCAATCCGGGACGAAGCATTGGAAAAGCTGGGGTATTTTCTTAAGCCAACGGAACTGTTCAGCCAGATGGCCAAGCGGGGAAACGGAGATACCGAAGGTGCCGATAATTTCATACTGGAAGATCTGAAGCGTATCCTTACCAACATCGAACAGAGCACCATGGGTACGGCAAGCGAAGACGATTTTGATAATCTGTTTGAAGATATGGATCTTACCAGTACCAAGCTGGGAAGAACGGAGTCGGCTAAGAACGAGCTGATTGTAAAAGTTCTGGTGTACCTGGACAAGATTGATTTTCACTTGGAAGATACCGAGCTGGATGTGCTGGGCGATGCTTACGAATACCTTATCGGACAGTTTGCCAGCGGGGCAGGGAAGAAGGCCGGCGAGTTTTACACGCCTCAGGAAGTCAGCAAGATTTTGGCAAAGATAGTAACCACCGGTAAGAGCCGACTGAAATCTGTTTACGACCCAACCTGCGGCAGTGGTTCGCTGTTGTTGCGTGTAGCCAGGGAAGTGCAAGACGTGAACGAGTTCTGTGGCCAGGAGCTGAACCGGACCACCTACAACCTTTGCCGCATGAACATGATTCTTCACGATGTGCATTTTACCAAGTTCGATATACGCCAGGAAGATACCCTGGAGCATCCGCAGCACCTCGACAAGCGTTTCGAGGCGGTGGTGGCAAATCCTCCCTTTTCGGCCAACTGGAGTGCCAGTCAGCTTTTTATGACGGACGACCGCTTTAGTCATTACGGCAAGCTGGCTCCTTCCAGCAAAGCCGACTTTGCCTTTGTGCAGCACATGGTTTATCAGCTGGCAGACAACGGCACCATGGCCATTGTATTACCTCACGGAGCTTTGTTCCGGGGTGGGGCAGAGCTGCAGATACGCCGCTACCTGATTGAAGAGCGTAATTACCTGGATGCCGTGATCGGTCTGCCTGCCAATATCTTTTACGGCACAAGCATTCCTACCTGTATTCTGGTATTCAAGAAGTGCCGAGAGAACCCCAACGACGTGCTCTTTATTGATGCCAGTCAGCATTTCGAAAAGGTGAAAACCCAGAATGTGTTACGCAACGAGGACATCGAAAAGATCGTTACCACCTACCGCAACCGAAGCGAGGAAGCCAAATACAGCAAACTGGCTACCCTAGCCGATATAGCCGGAAACGACTACAATCTGAACATCCCCCGCTACGTTGATACCTTCGAAGCCGAAGAAAACATCGACATCAACCAACTGGCAGCCGAGCTGGTATCCCTTGATAAAGCAATGGCCGAGACCGACAAAACCATTGCCTCCTATTGCAAAGAACTAAACATCCCAACCCCCTTCTAA
- a CDS encoding IS982 family transposase, protein MSGNKLCISLIISILMVIKLLIYSSIMHNLYAIFAKFLDICKMFSADLVNEKGNIPRRGVVPKFSDLEVISLSLAAESIGIDSESFLFSKLNEYKDDFSSLISRRQYNDRRKLTIGLCNQVRERIASKVDGGEAIFCIDSMPIEVCRPIRSKRCKMGKNNYDKAPNYGYCASQGKHYYGYKLHSLCGLSGVIHSFDLTKASVHDIHYLKDVKCNFQNCTIIGDRGYIGAAIQLDLFEKANIKLEVPYRSNQKDWKPVFSPFAKARKRVETLFAQLCDQFMIIRNYAKQTEGLFTRITGKISALTILQYINKINNKPIGQIKYALI, encoded by the coding sequence ATGTCAGGAAATAAGTTGTGCATATCATTGATTATTAGTATTTTAATGGTGATCAAACTATTAATATACAGCTCAATTATGCACAACTTATATGCAATATTCGCTAAATTTCTTGATATATGCAAGATGTTTTCTGCTGATTTAGTAAACGAAAAAGGGAATATACCTCGCAGAGGAGTCGTCCCGAAGTTCTCTGACTTAGAAGTGATCAGTTTAAGCCTTGCTGCCGAATCAATAGGTATAGATAGTGAAAGCTTTTTGTTTTCTAAATTAAATGAATACAAAGATGATTTTTCTTCTCTCATATCCCGTCGTCAATATAATGATCGCAGGAAGCTCACTATCGGCTTATGTAATCAGGTGCGTGAAAGAATTGCATCAAAAGTTGATGGTGGAGAAGCTATTTTCTGTATTGATTCTATGCCAATTGAAGTCTGTCGTCCCATAAGGTCAAAACGTTGTAAAATGGGAAAGAATAATTATGATAAAGCTCCCAATTATGGCTATTGTGCTTCACAGGGTAAACATTATTACGGATATAAATTACATTCTCTCTGTGGGTTGAGCGGTGTCATACACTCTTTTGACCTGACAAAGGCGAGTGTTCACGACATTCATTATTTGAAAGACGTAAAGTGTAACTTTCAGAATTGCACCATCATCGGTGATCGTGGATATATTGGAGCAGCCATACAACTTGATTTATTTGAAAAAGCTAATATCAAGTTGGAAGTTCCATATCGGTCGAATCAAAAAGATTGGAAACCTGTATTTAGTCCATTTGCTAAAGCAAGGAAAAGGGTTGAAACGCTTTTTGCACAATTATGCGATCAATTTATGATAATCAGAAATTACGCAAAACAAACAGAAGGATTGTTTACCAGAATTACGGGGAAAATTAGTGCACTTACAATCCTTCAATATATAAACAAGATTAATAACAAACCCATTGGACAAATTAAATATGCACTAATTTAA
- a CDS encoding CusA/CzcA family heavy metal efflux RND transporter: MLASIVRFSIKNKFFVGLTTLFLLIGGVYAMLTLPIDAVPDITNNQVQIVTVSPSLAPQEVEQLITFPIEVAMSNIMNVVEIRSVSRFGLSLVTVVFKDHVKTLDARQLINEQIQAVSGEIPPELGVPQLMPITTGLGEIYQYTLEVDPKFKDKYNAMELRTIQDWIVKRQLSGIPGIVEINSFGGYVKQYEVAVDPSALFSLNITIGDVYEALAKNNQNTGGSYIEKDKKAYYIRAEGMITRPSDIEQIVITNRNGIPVHINDVGLVRLGAPKRFGAMTKDGKGECVGGIAMMLKGANANVVTRELESRVEKLQKMLPEGVSIQPYLNRSNLVNRNISTVVFNLIEGAIIVFLVLIVFLGNVRAGMIVASVIPLSMLFGFILMRLFNVSANLMSLGAIDFGIVVDGSIVIVEGILAHLYGKSMVGRNLSQEMMDREIETGAGQVVRSATFAVGIILIVYFPILTLQGIEGKYFIPMAKTLVFCILGALILSLTYVPMMASLFLKKELKQTRTLADRFFDWLNVYYQKTLNWCMHHKTAFIATALAAMAGSLILFTRLGAEFIPTMDEGDFAMQMTLPAGSSLSQSIAISNQAEKVLMDKFPEIVHVVAKIGTAEVPTDPMAVEDADIMIVMKPFKEWTSASSRAEMVQKMKDALAPVTGAEFNFSQPIQLRFNELMTGAKADIAIKLYGEDMEELYARAKEAATYVEKVPGAADVLVEQAMGLPQLLISYDRSKIARYGMNIQELNTLIRTAYAGEIAGVVFENERRFDLVLRLDKDKVSDLNLDKLFVRTAEGVQIPVSEIAWIELKNGPLQINRDATKRRIVIGVNVREGDIQQVVANIQSTLDKNIKLKPGYYFEYGGQFENLQNAIKTLLIVIPVALMLILLLLFFSFKSVVYSLLVFSTVPLSLIGGIVALWLRGLPFSISAGVGFIALFGVAVLNGILMINHFNAFRHSSQYTKTTNRIIAEGCPHLLRPVFLTGLVASLGFVPMAIATSAGAEVQRPLATVVIGGLLVSTALTLLIIPVFYRIVNSTATLKRTKFKKFLFFSLLLFAALPLQAQKEVMLSDAITMGKMNHPRLKMAVAETEKYRSARNEAWELAPTSFTYSWGQLNGETRKDRQMEFTQEIGSLLTPFYRNALVNKQVTSGRYSREIVEKEVVAEIKRAWCYYLFAREQQELYKQQAEMAGRLQRAGEIRYEQGDITLLEKSMCNTMAAEMRNKLFQANEELRMAAIRLKWACYTDEDIVPADKMLTLLPIEKQPAGQNIRMNLLQSQTEEKKALLRIEQSRFFPELSIGYVRQDILPLKGLNSWMVGVSFPLFFTGQQSRIKQASIEYHIQQIRQEYGEKELLNKQEELNAELLRHGESIRYYTVSALPEAENLIKAASLQLKASDTDITQFIQSVNSALSIKKGYLETVYLYNIAVLESELYK, translated from the coding sequence ATGCTTGCTTCGATTGTCCGATTTTCTATTAAGAATAAATTTTTTGTGGGCTTAACCACACTTTTTCTGCTTATTGGCGGAGTATATGCTATGCTCACCCTGCCTATTGATGCCGTACCAGACATCACCAATAATCAGGTGCAGATTGTAACTGTTTCACCCTCATTGGCTCCTCAGGAGGTGGAACAGCTCATCACCTTCCCTATCGAAGTTGCCATGAGTAACATCATGAACGTTGTGGAGATTCGTTCGGTCTCGCGCTTCGGTCTGTCTCTGGTTACGGTAGTGTTTAAAGATCATGTAAAGACATTGGATGCCAGGCAGCTCATAAACGAACAGATACAGGCTGTATCGGGCGAGATCCCACCCGAACTGGGTGTTCCCCAACTCATGCCTATCACAACGGGACTGGGTGAAATTTACCAATACACCCTCGAAGTAGATCCTAAATTCAAAGATAAGTACAACGCCATGGAGTTGCGTACCATTCAGGATTGGATTGTTAAAAGACAACTGTCCGGTATCCCCGGGATTGTTGAGATTAACAGTTTTGGCGGCTATGTGAAACAGTACGAAGTAGCGGTAGATCCGTCGGCGCTTTTCTCGCTTAACATCACAATCGGCGATGTGTACGAGGCACTGGCAAAGAACAATCAGAACACCGGGGGCAGCTATATCGAAAAAGATAAAAAAGCTTATTATATAAGGGCCGAAGGGATGATTACCCGGCCATCCGATATCGAACAAATTGTAATTACGAACCGGAATGGGATTCCGGTGCATATCAATGATGTTGGTCTGGTACGGCTTGGGGCTCCCAAGCGATTTGGGGCGATGACGAAGGATGGAAAAGGGGAATGTGTAGGAGGTATCGCCATGATGCTGAAAGGTGCGAATGCCAACGTGGTGACCCGCGAACTGGAAAGCCGGGTGGAAAAACTGCAAAAGATGTTGCCCGAAGGTGTATCCATCCAGCCTTATCTGAACAGATCTAATTTGGTTAACCGAAATATCTCCACCGTTGTATTTAATTTGATCGAGGGCGCTATTATTGTTTTTCTGGTTCTTATTGTCTTTTTAGGGAATGTACGTGCCGGAATGATCGTGGCATCTGTTATTCCCCTGTCCATGTTATTTGGCTTTATCCTGATGCGGTTGTTTAATGTTTCGGCAAACCTGATGAGTTTGGGGGCGATCGACTTTGGGATTGTGGTAGATGGTTCCATCGTAATTGTAGAGGGTATTTTGGCTCACCTGTATGGAAAGAGTATGGTTGGCAGGAATCTGTCGCAGGAGATGATGGATCGTGAAATCGAAACTGGTGCCGGCCAGGTAGTTCGCTCTGCCACATTTGCCGTTGGCATCATCCTGATTGTGTACTTTCCGATTCTGACTTTGCAGGGCATAGAGGGTAAGTATTTTATACCTATGGCCAAAACACTGGTATTCTGTATTCTGGGGGCATTGATATTGTCGCTTACGTATGTACCTATGATGGCTTCGCTGTTTCTAAAAAAAGAGCTTAAGCAGACGCGTACGCTGGCAGATCGTTTCTTCGACTGGTTGAATGTGTATTACCAGAAGACCTTGAACTGGTGTATGCATCATAAAACGGCTTTTATCGCAACTGCCTTGGCAGCCATGGCTGGCAGTCTGATTTTATTTACCCGTTTGGGCGCCGAGTTTATTCCAACGATGGATGAAGGCGATTTTGCCATGCAGATGACTTTACCGGCGGGCAGTTCGCTTAGTCAAAGTATTGCAATCAGCAACCAGGCCGAAAAAGTCCTGATGGATAAGTTTCCTGAAATTGTACACGTAGTGGCTAAAATTGGAACGGCCGAAGTGCCTACAGATCCCATGGCGGTGGAAGATGCCGATATTATGATTGTTATGAAGCCTTTTAAGGAGTGGACCAGTGCCTCGAGCCGGGCGGAGATGGTTCAAAAGATGAAGGACGCTTTGGCGCCTGTTACCGGTGCCGAATTCAATTTCAGTCAGCCTATCCAGCTACGGTTCAATGAATTGATGACGGGAGCCAAGGCCGACATAGCCATTAAATTGTATGGAGAAGATATGGAAGAGTTATATGCAAGGGCAAAAGAGGCAGCCACCTATGTAGAGAAAGTTCCCGGAGCTGCCGATGTGCTGGTGGAACAGGCCATGGGTCTGCCGCAGTTGCTTATTTCGTACGACCGCAGCAAAATTGCCCGGTACGGTATGAATATCCAGGAATTGAATACATTGATACGTACCGCATATGCCGGCGAGATAGCCGGTGTGGTGTTCGAGAATGAAAGACGGTTTGACCTGGTGCTCCGGCTGGACAAGGATAAGGTGTCCGACCTTAACCTGGACAAGTTATTTGTGCGTACGGCAGAGGGTGTTCAGATTCCTGTAAGCGAAATTGCCTGGATCGAACTGAAAAACGGTCCGCTGCAGATTAACCGCGATGCCACCAAACGAAGGATTGTGATTGGCGTAAACGTACGGGAGGGCGACATACAGCAGGTGGTGGCAAATATTCAATCCACCCTGGATAAGAACATCAAATTGAAACCCGGTTATTATTTTGAATACGGCGGTCAGTTTGAAAATCTTCAGAACGCCATAAAAACACTGCTGATCGTTATTCCGGTAGCATTGATGCTTATATTACTGCTTCTGTTTTTCTCTTTCAAAAGTGTTGTTTATTCTTTGCTCGTATTCAGCACCGTTCCGCTTTCACTAATCGGCGGTATTGTCGCTCTATGGTTAAGAGGGTTGCCATTCAGTATTTCTGCCGGTGTAGGTTTTATCGCTCTATTTGGTGTGGCTGTGCTGAATGGTATTTTAATGATAAATCATTTCAATGCCTTCAGGCATTCATCGCAATATACAAAAACAACCAACCGGATTATAGCCGAAGGGTGTCCGCACCTGCTACGTCCGGTATTTCTTACCGGATTGGTTGCTTCGCTCGGTTTTGTGCCCATGGCCATTGCAACCAGTGCCGGCGCCGAAGTGCAGCGGCCTCTGGCAACGGTAGTGATTGGGGGATTGCTTGTTTCAACTGCACTCACGTTGCTTATCATTCCAGTATTTTACAGAATTGTAAACAGCACGGCGACCTTGAAAAGGACAAAATTTAAGAAATTCCTGTTCTTCTCTTTATTGCTTTTTGCTGCTCTACCTCTGCAGGCACAGAAAGAGGTAATGCTTAGCGATGCCATCACGATGGGAAAAATGAATCATCCCCGACTTAAAATGGCAGTTGCAGAGACAGAAAAGTATCGCAGTGCACGCAACGAAGCATGGGAGTTGGCGCCCACTTCGTTTACATATTCGTGGGGACAGCTAAACGGTGAGACACGGAAAGACCGACAAATGGAATTTACGCAGGAAATAGGCTCACTGCTGACTCCCTTTTACAGAAATGCATTGGTAAATAAGCAAGTTACATCCGGCAGGTATTCTAGAGAAATTGTAGAAAAAGAGGTGGTTGCCGAAATAAAACGGGCCTGGTGTTATTATCTGTTTGCCCGCGAGCAGCAGGAGCTATACAAACAACAGGCCGAAATGGCCGGGCGTTTGCAACGGGCCGGAGAAATCCGTTACGAACAAGGGGATATCACATTGCTGGAAAAAAGCATGTGCAATACGATGGCTGCAGAGATGCGGAACAAATTGTTTCAGGCTAATGAAGAGCTTCGGATGGCAGCTATACGTTTAAAATGGGCTTGTTATACCGACGAGGACATAGTACCTGCCGATAAGATGCTTACGCTTCTGCCCATAGAAAAGCAGCCTGCCGGGCAGAATATCCGCATGAATCTGTTGCAGAGTCAGACTGAAGAGAAAAAAGCGCTGTTGCGGATTGAACAAAGCCGATTTTTCCCGGAACTATCCATCGGATATGTCCGCCAGGATATCCTACCCCTCAAAGGACTCAATTCCTGGATGGTAGGTGTATCATTCCCTCTTTTCTTTACAGGTCAGCAGAGCCGCATCAAACAGGCCAGCATCGAATATCATATCCAGCAGATCAGACAGGAATATGGGGAAAAAGAGCTTTTAAATAAACAGGAAGAGCTTAATGCCGAACTGTTGCGGCATGGAGAGAGTATCCGGTACTATACCGTATCTGCATTGCCTGAAGCGGAGAATCTTATAAAAGCTGCATCATTACAGTTAAAAGCCAGTGATACGGATATCACACAGTTTATTCAAAGTGTAAACAGTGCATTGTCTATTAAAAAGGGATATCTTGAAACAGTTTATCTATACAACATAGCAGTCTTGGAAAGCGAATTATATAAGTAA
- a CDS encoding efflux RND transporter periplasmic adaptor subunit yields the protein MKHTFLCVLAILTSCNSSSDTKQEMPTSVTADSVTVISPDSSAYSQPYDSTAIDGTTAATAINKVSFNGTLIIPPQNFASVTMLMGGIIRSTNLLPGSYVKKGTLLATLDNLDFISLQQTFLESQAQTEYLKSEYNRQLVLSKEEVASVKKLEQSKADYLSMKSKMEAAAAQLSLLGISTQSLLKNGITPALEIKAPVNGYIGKVKVNVGKYLNEGDILCEIINKQETLLRLTTYEKDLKDIRLGAKVWFRVNGMGTKTFEAKLISIGQEVDETSRSLEVFAKVISEDPNFRPGMYVTAQIEKGEM from the coding sequence ATGAAACATACTTTTCTTTGCGTACTTGCCATACTAACGTCCTGCAATTCGTCTTCTGATACGAAGCAGGAGATGCCGACTTCCGTTACGGCCGATTCAGTAACCGTTATTTCACCGGATTCGTCTGCCTACAGTCAACCGTACGATTCGACTGCAATTGATGGGACTACAGCTGCTACTGCTATAAACAAAGTATCTTTTAACGGTACATTGATTATTCCACCCCAGAACTTTGCTTCGGTTACGATGCTGATGGGTGGAATTATCCGTTCGACAAACCTGCTTCCCGGTAGTTATGTAAAAAAGGGAACGTTGCTTGCCACACTCGACAACCTCGATTTTATATCCTTGCAGCAAACCTTTCTTGAAAGTCAGGCGCAGACCGAATATCTGAAATCGGAATACAACCGGCAGTTAGTTCTCTCCAAAGAGGAGGTTGCTTCTGTAAAGAAACTGGAACAAAGCAAAGCCGATTATCTATCGATGAAAAGCAAAATGGAAGCCGCAGCAGCCCAGTTGTCGTTGTTGGGAATCTCAACCCAGTCGCTGTTGAAAAATGGTATCACACCTGCTCTGGAAATAAAAGCTCCTGTAAATGGATACATCGGCAAGGTTAAGGTAAATGTGGGCAAATACCTGAATGAGGGAGACATACTATGTGAGATTATAAACAAGCAAGAAACGCTTCTACGACTCACCACGTACGAAAAAGACCTGAAAGATATCCGTCTGGGTGCAAAAGTCTGGTTTAGAGTAAACGGAATGGGTACCAAAACTTTCGAAGCCAAACTTATTTCTATCGGACAAGAGGTAGATGAAACAAGCCGTTCGCTGGAAGTATTTGCCAAAGTTATAAGCGAAGACCCTAATTTCCGCCCCGGCATGTATGTTACGGCGCAGATTGAAAAGGGTGAAATGTGA
- a CDS encoding nucleoside-specific channel-forming Tsx family protein, giving the protein MKKFFTIAAILLVALGAKAQNVQLHYDFGSALYDKLDGRPATTTTVEMFKPDKWGSTFFFLDFDYNNKGVQSAYWEIARELKFWEGPLAAHIEYNGGRGQYPYSNAYLAGIAYNYNNGDFTKGFGLQAMYKYIQKSYKPNNFQVTGTWYIHFAKGAGTFTGFADLWRENTNIIFLSEPQIWLNFNKLKGVDPAFNLSVGSEVEISNNFVWNKFGENNKFYMIPTLALKWSFN; this is encoded by the coding sequence ATGAAAAAATTCTTTACCATCGCAGCAATCTTATTGGTGGCCTTGGGTGCTAAGGCTCAGAACGTTCAGTTGCACTATGATTTCGGAAGTGCATTGTACGACAAACTGGACGGTAGACCAGCTACTACTACAACCGTTGAAATGTTTAAACCAGACAAATGGGGTAGTACGTTTTTTTTTCTGGATTTCGATTATAACAACAAAGGTGTTCAAAGTGCCTATTGGGAAATTGCACGCGAACTGAAGTTTTGGGAAGGTCCTCTTGCCGCTCATATCGAGTACAACGGTGGCCGCGGTCAGTATCCTTATTCAAACGCTTACCTGGCCGGTATCGCTTATAATTACAACAACGGCGATTTTACAAAAGGTTTTGGATTACAGGCAATGTATAAATATATCCAAAAGTCATATAAACCCAACAATTTCCAGGTTACTGGTACATGGTATATTCATTTTGCTAAAGGTGCCGGTACATTTACAGGGTTTGCCGACTTATGGAGAGAGAATACAAACATCATCTTCCTTTCAGAGCCTCAGATCTGGCTTAACTTTAACAAGTTGAAAGGTGTGGATCCGGCGTTTAACCTCAGCGTTGGTTCGGAGGTTGAAATCAGCAACAACTTTGTTTGGAACAAGTTTGGCGAAAATAATAAGTTCTATATGATTCCTACGTTGGCTCTAAAATGGTCATTTAATTAA